From a single Gracilimonas sp. genomic region:
- a CDS encoding methyltransferase domain-containing protein, which produces MANRTELSKDETAESYDALASKYDVRWKGYLENTHQKLLGQLRIHPSDRVLDISAGTGYLARYLQQNDREFGEFVLNDVSSEMLAKAREKVGSDDRYRFTGYSAEQMSFESNSFDRVISMNAFHNYPNQEGAIREVYRVLKPGGMFYLLDWNKEGLFRAVNYWIDKLTRETIQTVSVNDAEKLLSSVHFNIKHKQTWHYMYWNLYLITANKPEQGK; this is translated from the coding sequence GTGGCCAACAGAACAGAGTTGAGTAAAGATGAAACCGCCGAGAGCTACGATGCCCTCGCATCCAAATACGATGTTCGGTGGAAGGGGTACCTCGAGAATACACATCAAAAATTATTGGGTCAGCTTAGAATACATCCATCCGATCGGGTGTTGGATATAAGTGCCGGAACCGGTTACCTGGCAAGGTATCTTCAGCAGAATGACCGGGAATTCGGTGAGTTTGTGCTGAATGATGTGTCCTCTGAAATGCTTGCGAAGGCCCGGGAAAAGGTGGGCTCTGATGATCGTTATCGTTTTACCGGATACAGTGCAGAGCAGATGAGTTTTGAGTCCAATTCCTTTGACCGGGTCATTTCAATGAATGCGTTTCACAATTACCCGAATCAGGAGGGTGCCATCCGGGAGGTTTATCGGGTGCTAAAGCCCGGCGGGATGTTTTATTTGCTGGATTGGAACAAAGAAGGGCTATTCAGGGCAGTCAATTACTGGATCGATAAGCTTACCCGTGAAACCATTCAAACCGTTTCCGTGAATGATGCTGAAAAATTACTCAGTTCAGTTCATTTCAACATTAAGCACAAACAAACCTGGCACTACATGTATTGGAATTTGTACCTCATCACCGCAAACAAGCCTGAACAGGGGAAATAG
- a CDS encoding GAF domain-containing SpoIIE family protein phosphatase encodes MKTTSQSINIEQLNLLMELVGKINSNLELDKLLREIMDSAKIIMDTEASSLFLLSEDKSKLTLTIPTGPATAELSGKSMPSNQGLSGWVVQNVEPVLVRDVQKDPRFAGELSVSSSFTTKDLICVPLINHNGKVIGALQAINKKNPEELSEDLIPVFQTMANQAAIAIENAKLQQERIEKELMDKELEVARTIQSGFWPKEVPNIPHYRIAGCSKPAKSVGGDYYDYIPIPGTKRWGFTVADVTGKGVPASLLMATMRASLRSHVENNKNVGDSINSVNKLIYEDSPIDKFITAVYGELDTETHTFNYVNAGHNNPYLLDVHNHNLSQLEVGGVMLGIMDPVDFKGDSIKLYSGNKLILFSDGIPEARNTEGEFFSDEGFEQWLLEHKSLTPSQMMMNLLKTIDNFSKGQPQSDDITLIIIERVQ; translated from the coding sequence ATGAAAACGACATCACAATCTATCAATATTGAACAGCTTAACCTGCTGATGGAATTGGTTGGAAAAATAAATTCTAACCTTGAGTTGGATAAGCTGCTCCGTGAGATTATGGATTCCGCCAAAATCATTATGGACACGGAGGCAAGCTCGCTTTTTCTGCTTTCCGAAGATAAATCAAAACTCACTTTAACTATACCAACCGGACCTGCTACAGCAGAGTTATCCGGGAAAAGTATGCCCTCCAATCAAGGGTTAAGTGGCTGGGTGGTACAGAATGTGGAACCGGTGTTGGTCAGGGATGTTCAAAAAGATCCCCGGTTTGCCGGAGAGCTCAGTGTGAGTTCTTCATTCACCACCAAAGACCTGATCTGCGTGCCCCTGATAAACCATAACGGAAAGGTGATTGGGGCCCTTCAGGCTATCAACAAAAAGAATCCCGAAGAGCTTTCCGAAGATTTAATTCCTGTTTTTCAGACCATGGCCAATCAGGCCGCTATTGCTATTGAGAATGCCAAACTGCAGCAAGAGCGCATCGAGAAAGAGCTGATGGATAAAGAGCTTGAAGTTGCGCGCACCATCCAATCCGGCTTTTGGCCCAAGGAGGTCCCCAATATTCCCCATTACCGTATTGCCGGATGCAGTAAACCTGCAAAAAGCGTTGGAGGCGATTACTATGATTATATCCCCATCCCCGGGACCAAACGCTGGGGTTTTACCGTGGCTGATGTAACCGGCAAGGGTGTTCCCGCTTCCCTGTTAATGGCTACCATGCGTGCCTCCCTTCGTTCTCATGTGGAGAACAACAAAAATGTTGGAGATTCCATCAACAGCGTAAATAAACTTATCTACGAAGATTCTCCCATCGACAAGTTTATCACCGCTGTTTATGGTGAACTTGATACCGAAACTCACACCTTCAATTACGTGAATGCCGGCCATAATAACCCCTATTTGCTGGATGTACACAACCATAATCTTAGCCAACTCGAAGTGGGTGGTGTGATGCTGGGAATTATGGACCCTGTGGATTTTAAAGGAGATTCGATAAAACTGTATTCAGGCAATAAGCTAATTCTCTTTTCGGATGGAATCCCTGAGGCCCGTAATACGGAGGGAGAATTTTTCTCAGACGAAGGTTTTGAGCAATGGCTTCTGGAACATAAATCCCTCACTCCTTCTCAAATGATGATGAACCTGCTAAAAACAATCGATAATTTTAGTAAAGGTCAGCCCCAAAGTGACGATATAACACTCATCATCATTGAACGCGTACAGTAA
- the mce gene encoding methylmalonyl-CoA epimerase, whose product MHIDHIGIAVKDIKKATETYSKIFNASPTKSETVESEKVETVFFQTGESKVELLGPTSDDSVIAKYVDKKGEGIHHVAFEVDDIHAELDRLRKEGFTILNEHPKDGADNKLVAFVHPKDNHGVLVELCQSKK is encoded by the coding sequence ATGCATATTGATCACATTGGCATTGCCGTAAAAGACATAAAGAAAGCCACGGAAACCTATTCGAAAATCTTTAACGCCTCCCCCACCAAATCCGAGACCGTAGAAAGCGAAAAAGTAGAAACGGTCTTTTTCCAGACTGGCGAATCGAAAGTGGAACTGCTGGGCCCAACCAGTGATGATTCTGTTATAGCCAAATATGTGGATAAGAAAGGTGAGGGCATTCATCACGTAGCCTTCGAAGTAGATGACATCCATGCCGAACTGGATCGTCTTCGCAAAGAAGGATTCACCATTCTGAATGAACACCCCAAAGACGGAGCTGATAACAAGCTGGTAGCCTTCGTTCACCCTAAAGATAATCACGGAGTTTTGGTGGAATTGTGCCAGAGTAAGAAATGA
- a CDS encoding Xaa-Pro peptidase family protein, which translates to MPRTLRLAVSINSLFLFSVFFVFSASLQAQSSSWNQSTLKEDRALFSEHFTPAEFAERRDKVYEAIGEESIAILQGAPSPEGYLDFRQNNEFYYLSGIESPDAFLILNGQTREATVYLYNRKERREYGEGKILSFEDAELVTELSGIENVGSYSDLMTDLESLNQSAEITTIYTPHSPYEEVAMTRSMANRHIEDMKANPLDTRLPRHQNFIQEIQEAAPNLEIEDLDSVIDELRKIKSVKELELIRRSTRLQAEVIIESMKSTEPGVKPYELEAVSKYIYWKHNIQDDAYYPLIHVGPDAYMNHYHNSERTAKAGDMILMDYGAYDRYYSSDLGRMWPVNGTFNPVQRELYSFYLKFYEAILYHIKLGLTPQQVMQNALKEIDVILEEHKFSKPLYRNAAEQFVAGYHERAKDPDMRLGHGVGMSVHDVGDYAVPIEPGMVFVIEPQFRVPEERIYIRLEDMIIATEDGVEIYSDFLPRDIESIEKLVREDGLLQKNPISIDN; encoded by the coding sequence ATGCCACGCACTCTTCGATTAGCTGTTAGCATCAACAGCCTGTTTCTGTTCTCTGTTTTCTTCGTTTTTTCTGCTTCTTTACAGGCTCAATCTTCAAGCTGGAATCAATCAACCTTAAAAGAAGACCGGGCTTTGTTTTCTGAACACTTCACCCCGGCTGAATTTGCAGAACGGCGAGACAAGGTTTACGAGGCCATCGGAGAAGAGAGCATCGCTATTTTACAGGGTGCCCCAAGCCCGGAAGGATATCTTGATTTCAGACAAAACAACGAGTTCTACTATTTATCCGGTATAGAATCGCCCGATGCCTTCCTGATCCTGAATGGGCAAACCCGGGAGGCCACCGTTTATTTGTATAATCGTAAAGAGCGCCGGGAGTATGGGGAGGGCAAAATACTTTCTTTCGAAGACGCTGAATTAGTAACAGAACTTTCCGGTATTGAGAATGTGGGATCGTACTCAGATTTAATGACCGACCTGGAGTCACTGAATCAATCTGCGGAAATTACCACTATATATACACCTCACAGTCCTTACGAGGAAGTGGCCATGACGCGCAGTATGGCCAACCGCCACATTGAGGATATGAAAGCCAATCCGCTTGACACACGCTTACCCCGTCATCAAAACTTCATTCAGGAAATACAGGAAGCAGCACCGAATTTAGAAATTGAAGATTTAGATTCCGTTATCGACGAACTTCGGAAAATAAAGAGTGTGAAAGAGCTTGAACTTATACGCCGCTCCACCCGCTTGCAGGCAGAAGTTATTATCGAATCGATGAAATCGACCGAACCGGGAGTAAAGCCCTATGAACTGGAGGCTGTCTCAAAATACATTTACTGGAAGCATAATATTCAGGATGATGCCTACTACCCGCTTATCCATGTTGGTCCCGACGCGTACATGAACCACTATCACAACAGCGAGCGAACGGCAAAAGCCGGAGATATGATATTGATGGATTACGGAGCATATGACCGGTACTACTCCAGCGACCTTGGTCGGATGTGGCCCGTTAATGGCACATTCAATCCTGTACAAAGGGAGTTGTACTCATTTTATCTGAAGTTTTACGAGGCTATTCTCTACCATATTAAACTCGGGCTTACACCACAGCAAGTGATGCAAAACGCCCTTAAAGAAATAGACGTCATTTTAGAAGAACACAAGTTTTCCAAACCGCTATATCGAAATGCTGCCGAGCAGTTTGTAGCCGGCTATCATGAAAGAGCCAAAGACCCGGACATGCGATTGGGGCACGGAGTGGGGATGTCCGTTCATGATGTTGGGGACTATGCCGTTCCCATTGAGCCCGGAATGGTATTTGTGATTGAACCTCAGTTTCGGGTACCAGAAGAACGAATTTACATCCGCCTGGAAGACATGATTATTGCTACTGAAGATGGAGTCGAGATTTACAGCGACTTTCTCCCGCGCGATATTGAAAGCATCGAAAAGCTTGTCCGGGAAGATGGGCTGCTTCAGAAAAACCCTATTTCAATCGATAATTAA
- a CDS encoding M48 family metallopeptidase gives MMKKLLSSFGVLLFCTVMFGQSALAQVKYTNQTADMRKGPAAYHEFLLRLYINNKVELDSTQGYWDRIWFKETLGWVPSYTLSDTKISEDKLQSDSLQSRMNLMFSQIDGDDADVEEELVASPTQVSAAVKGFAEKWRRARNIEYTVDFEKFQIEPASPTEFQNFIGVRERKMNPQQERRLLYPDAIFVPYTDPAIDQVGYAVASAVAQRGLVSNYQLQRYLDLLSGLIVENSHKPELDFKVFILDSEAVQGYSLPGNYIFVSKGALKQMRSEAELVHFLAHEIAHLVFSHGMVEYKEQEPRVKRESLLDEMRRKLAEEGAEDQATEEERENEQRITDWTDGFYDAANSERLESYEFDADYWGIIYTYLSGYNPNEAIKYLDRIQISETEAITEWSGLSLERRIEAINEQIDDLNLGSGNTSSELFQRLMNSLD, from the coding sequence ATGATGAAAAAACTACTTTCTTCTTTTGGGGTGCTATTGTTTTGCACAGTTATGTTCGGCCAATCTGCTTTGGCCCAGGTAAAATACACGAACCAAACGGCAGATATGCGTAAAGGCCCTGCGGCCTATCATGAGTTTTTACTGCGTCTCTACATCAACAATAAAGTTGAGCTGGATTCCACACAGGGATACTGGGATCGCATCTGGTTCAAAGAAACGTTGGGATGGGTGCCAAGCTACACGCTTTCTGACACTAAGATTAGTGAAGACAAACTTCAGTCCGATTCCCTCCAAAGCCGGATGAACCTGATGTTCTCCCAAATTGACGGTGACGATGCAGACGTAGAAGAGGAACTGGTGGCTTCACCAACTCAGGTGTCGGCTGCAGTAAAAGGCTTTGCTGAAAAATGGCGACGCGCTCGAAACATCGAATACACCGTTGATTTCGAGAAATTTCAGATCGAACCTGCTTCTCCTACTGAGTTTCAAAACTTTATTGGTGTGAGAGAACGGAAAATGAATCCCCAGCAAGAACGAAGACTCTTGTACCCGGATGCTATTTTTGTTCCTTATACCGACCCTGCCATCGACCAGGTGGGCTATGCGGTTGCCAGTGCGGTAGCTCAACGAGGGCTGGTGAGCAACTACCAGCTGCAACGGTATCTGGATCTTCTTTCCGGGCTGATTGTAGAGAACAGCCACAAGCCGGAACTGGACTTTAAAGTCTTTATTCTTGATTCGGAAGCCGTTCAGGGATATTCACTGCCCGGTAACTACATTTTTGTTTCCAAAGGAGCCCTCAAACAAATGCGCTCTGAAGCGGAATTGGTTCACTTCCTGGCTCACGAAATCGCCCACCTTGTATTCAGTCATGGCATGGTTGAGTATAAAGAGCAGGAGCCACGGGTAAAACGCGAGAGCCTGCTGGACGAGATGCGTCGCAAACTGGCTGAAGAAGGAGCTGAAGACCAAGCCACTGAGGAAGAGCGGGAAAATGAGCAGCGCATCACCGATTGGACCGATGGTTTTTATGATGCTGCCAACAGCGAGCGGCTGGAGTCCTATGAGTTTGACGCCGACTACTGGGGTATCATTTATACCTACCTTTCCGGCTACAATCCCAATGAGGCGATTAAATACCTGGACCGAATTCAGATTTCAGAAACCGAAGCCATTACCGAATGGAGCGGTCTTTCCCTGGAACGAAGGATTGAAGCCATTAACGAGCAAATTGATGATCTCAACCTCGGAAGCGGTAACACCAGCAGTGAATTGTTTCAGCGCCTGATGAATTCATTGGATTAA
- a CDS encoding adenylate/guanylate cyclase domain-containing protein, with translation MKKGRKLSKAALVSLVYAAVICSLFILQYAGFFNPIEDSLLDQKFRSFERDVPKDRVSLAMIDQKSLDTFAKEHGIYWPWPREVYGTVHNYLMAKQARLVVYDVLFDQPDFDRNGLSGARSDLYLEQMFGTYQNSVLSAQTIESEDGYNRSDLSRFTYPLALEDSSELYSVHNVPIPRFLNTAHKIGSVAIPTENESIIRRVPMFFNISGDRALPSLGVAAYLGYQRGQVSVERTGRSLLLDSLKVPLQPDGKYLINWYKKGGSEDGTFRNYSFYGLFKAGLEFRQTGDPKADSLIELKDKIVFVGANAAGLSDIKSTPMSPIEPFPGVEIHAAVTNNLLESDFITTVSPFTKNILILIFTAVLLILIFWTPSKVNISFSAVLMGAIIIAGLILFSVYRVWFPTAEIFLSSLLMIIVGYTTKYVSEDAQKRAIRSAFDLYLQKELVEQIIEQPELLKLGGEKKELTVLFSDLAGFTSISEDTPPEELVTFLNEYLSEMTDIVFRNKGTLDKYIGDAIMAFWGAPVPEEDHAYYACKCALEMEEKLAELQAKWTGEGLPAPHVRYGLNSGPMVVGNMGSKDRFSYTVLGDNVNLGARLEPANKDFGTRILISQSTREQVKDRLLTREVALMKAKGKTKPIRIFELICEKGTEESSKWESFVELFHGALNHYYNREWEAAEVKFEKALELKDGDMLCRIYSKNIEVFKKNPPGANWEGSYQQTNK, from the coding sequence ATGAAAAAAGGAAGAAAACTTAGTAAAGCAGCTCTAGTGAGCTTGGTGTACGCCGCCGTAATCTGCTCACTTTTTATTCTGCAATATGCGGGCTTTTTCAACCCTATTGAGGACTCCCTGCTCGATCAAAAATTCCGTTCTTTCGAGCGGGATGTTCCCAAAGACCGGGTTTCACTGGCTATGATTGACCAAAAAAGCCTGGATACCTTCGCTAAAGAACATGGCATCTACTGGCCCTGGCCCCGTGAAGTGTATGGAACCGTCCACAATTATCTGATGGCCAAACAAGCACGGCTGGTTGTTTATGATGTGCTTTTCGATCAACCCGACTTTGACCGAAACGGCCTTTCCGGTGCGCGGAGTGACCTGTACCTGGAGCAAATGTTTGGCACTTATCAAAACTCTGTCCTGTCTGCACAAACCATTGAAAGTGAAGATGGATATAACCGATCAGACTTGTCCCGCTTTACCTACCCGCTTGCTTTGGAAGACAGTTCGGAGCTCTATTCCGTACATAATGTTCCGATCCCGCGGTTTCTGAATACCGCCCATAAAATTGGATCTGTTGCCATCCCAACTGAAAATGAGTCCATCATTCGCAGGGTGCCTATGTTTTTTAATATTTCCGGGGACCGTGCTCTTCCCTCTCTGGGAGTGGCCGCTTATCTCGGGTATCAACGAGGACAGGTTTCGGTTGAAAGAACCGGCCGTTCGCTTTTACTTGACTCGCTAAAGGTTCCGCTTCAACCCGATGGTAAGTATCTGATTAACTGGTACAAGAAAGGAGGAAGTGAAGACGGTACATTCCGAAACTATTCTTTTTACGGATTGTTTAAAGCCGGGCTCGAATTTCGGCAGACCGGCGACCCCAAAGCTGATTCTTTAATAGAGCTAAAAGACAAAATTGTATTTGTCGGTGCCAATGCTGCCGGATTATCCGATATCAAGTCAACCCCCATGAGCCCGATTGAACCTTTTCCGGGTGTAGAAATTCATGCCGCTGTTACCAACAACCTTCTGGAAAGTGACTTCATAACCACGGTTTCTCCTTTTACCAAAAACATCCTCATTCTCATTTTCACAGCCGTCCTTCTGATCCTGATTTTCTGGACGCCTTCAAAAGTGAACATTTCTTTTTCTGCTGTATTGATGGGAGCAATCATTATTGCCGGGTTAATTCTCTTCAGTGTGTACCGGGTTTGGTTTCCTACAGCTGAAATATTCCTTTCCTCGTTGTTGATGATTATCGTAGGATACACAACCAAATATGTAAGTGAGGATGCCCAGAAGCGTGCCATTCGCAGTGCCTTTGACCTTTACCTTCAAAAAGAACTTGTTGAACAAATAATTGAGCAGCCTGAACTGCTTAAATTAGGCGGGGAGAAAAAAGAACTTACTGTTTTATTCAGCGATTTAGCCGGATTCACTTCGATTTCTGAAGATACCCCTCCCGAAGAGCTGGTTACCTTCCTGAATGAGTATTTAAGTGAAATGACCGATATCGTTTTTAGAAACAAAGGCACGCTGGATAAATATATTGGCGATGCCATCATGGCTTTTTGGGGAGCTCCGGTTCCGGAAGAAGATCACGCTTACTACGCCTGTAAATGTGCCCTGGAGATGGAAGAAAAACTGGCCGAATTACAGGCAAAATGGACGGGTGAAGGGTTACCTGCTCCCCATGTGCGCTATGGTTTAAATTCCGGGCCTATGGTTGTGGGAAATATGGGCTCCAAAGACCGGTTCAGCTATACGGTTTTAGGTGATAATGTGAACCTTGGCGCCCGCCTCGAACCTGCCAACAAGGATTTTGGCACCCGGATTTTAATTTCACAATCAACCCGAGAACAGGTAAAAGACCGCCTTTTGACGCGTGAAGTCGCCCTAATGAAGGCAAAGGGTAAAACAAAACCCATCCGGATTTTTGAACTTATTTGCGAAAAAGGTACAGAAGAGTCCTCAAAATGGGAATCGTTTGTAGAGCTTTTCCATGGTGCGTTAAATCATTATTATAATCGTGAATGGGAAGCGGCAGAAGTTAAGTTCGAAAAAGCACTGGAGCTTAAAGACGGGGACATGCTCTGCCGAATTTATTCAAAAAATATCGAGGTATTTAAAAAGAATCCGCCCGGCGCCAACTGGGAGGGTAGCTATCAACAAACAAATAAATGA
- a CDS encoding AI-2E family transporter, with amino-acid sequence MPHHRIKSTEKYPFWFKTTVTLIGLYLLFLIMSYGKFILMPLAFSAFFAMLLSPIVKLFERWKLGRAFSIILTLLVVLVVLGGILSLISAQFVQFAERIPEVTEKLKTVSNNAIQYLEETAGISQEEQSEYLQQGINNLIDQSGNYVSSIVSATTNIFTVMTLMPIFIFFMLYYQEMYQTFFQKLFVSRKGDYSNVDNLLGRVQNVTQNYLVGMLSVIGILAILNTTGLFIIGLEHALFFGVFASLLAIIPYIGIIIGALPPLLFALLLTDSLITPVLVVAVFGTVQFLEGNFITPRIVGSKVSINPFVAMIALIIGGELWGISGMILFVPLIGILKVIFDQIPEMKPYGYLLGNSVNYED; translated from the coding sequence ATGCCACATCATCGAATAAAATCTACAGAAAAATATCCATTCTGGTTTAAGACTACCGTTACATTAATTGGCCTGTACTTACTGTTTCTGATTATGAGCTATGGCAAGTTTATCCTGATGCCGCTTGCTTTTTCGGCATTTTTCGCGATGCTTTTGAGTCCTATAGTAAAACTTTTTGAGCGCTGGAAACTGGGCAGGGCGTTCAGCATCATTCTTACGTTGTTGGTGGTATTGGTTGTTCTTGGAGGCATTTTATCGCTGATATCGGCTCAGTTTGTGCAGTTTGCTGAGCGCATACCGGAAGTAACCGAAAAGCTGAAGACCGTTTCCAATAATGCCATTCAATACCTGGAAGAAACAGCCGGGATTTCCCAGGAAGAACAAAGTGAATACTTGCAGCAGGGCATAAACAACCTCATCGATCAGAGCGGGAATTATGTAAGTTCCATCGTAAGTGCTACCACTAATATATTTACGGTGATGACGCTCATGCCCATCTTCATTTTCTTCATGCTGTACTACCAGGAGATGTATCAAACCTTTTTTCAGAAGCTGTTTGTGTCCAGAAAAGGCGATTATTCCAATGTGGACAATTTATTAGGGCGGGTGCAGAATGTAACTCAAAACTACCTGGTTGGCATGCTCTCGGTGATTGGGATTTTAGCCATTCTAAATACAACCGGACTTTTTATCATCGGGCTGGAGCATGCACTGTTCTTTGGAGTTTTTGCCTCCCTGTTAGCCATCATTCCTTACATCGGGATTATTATCGGAGCATTGCCGCCGTTGTTATTTGCCCTGCTGCTTACCGATTCGCTGATTACCCCGGTGTTGGTGGTGGCTGTATTTGGAACCGTGCAATTCCTTGAAGGTAACTTTATCACTCCCCGTATTGTCGGCTCTAAAGTATCTATCAATCCGTTTGTAGCTATGATTGCCTTGATTATTGGCGGGGAGTTATGGGGAATCTCAGGGATGATTTTGTTCGTACCGTTAATCGGTATTCTGAAAGTGATTTTTGATCAAATACCGGAAATGAAACCCTATGGATACTTATTGGGTAATTCTGTTAACTATGAAGATTAG